The following coding sequences are from one Anolis sagrei isolate rAnoSag1 chromosome 6, rAnoSag1.mat, whole genome shotgun sequence window:
- the LOC132778143 gene encoding histone H1t-like, protein MDTVSETPLEFSLEGTECSDEVNSETDGNSDPVYSFAPGKRQENVDFDESGPSCSGLQLKPNSKSRSKGPEACKPHFPWKYILPKRGISKLIFQVVASTEKRSGVSLQALKKSVVATGYDLEKKKNYFKRVLRALVARGLLRKLTGHGLTGSYAISEMMLKVVRRRKKKKRKRRGRRRRKRKAMASLMKKKTPKGKQPRSSKGKKTKLSESDLPDMCSPMVTA, encoded by the coding sequence ATGGATACTGTAAGTGAAACTCCACTGGAATTCTCCTTGGAAGGTACAGAATGCTCAGATGAAGTGAATTCTGAAACAGATGGGAATTCCGATCCAGTCTACTCCTTTGCCCCAGGGAAGCGTCAGGAAAATGTGGACTTTGATGAATCTGGGCCATCTTGTTCTGGCCTACAGTTAAAACCCAACTCCAAATCAAGATCCAAAGGTCCAGAGGCATGTAAACCTCATTTCCCCTGGAAATATATTCTGCCCAAACGTGGCATCTCCAAACTTATTTTCCAGGTGGTGGCTTCCACTGAGAAGCGCAGTGGGGTATCTCTGCAGGCTTTGAAGAAGAGTGTTGTTGCCACAGGCTATGACCTTGAGAAGAAAAAGAACTACTTCAAAAGGGTCTTGAGGGCCCTGGTGGCCAGGGGCTTATTGAGGAAATTGACCGGCCATGGACTGACAGGTTCCTATGCCATCAGTGAGATGATGCTGAAAGTagtgagaaggaggaagaagaagaagaggaagaggagggggaggaggagaagaaaaagaaaggcaatggcaagtcTTATGAAGAAAAAAACTCCCAAAGGAAAGCAACCGAGAAGTTCAAAGGGGAAGAAGACCAAACTAAGCGAATCAGACCTACCTGATATGTGCAGTCCTATGGTGACGGCCTGA